Proteins encoded in a region of the Pelobates fuscus isolate aPelFus1 chromosome 11, aPelFus1.pri, whole genome shotgun sequence genome:
- the LOC134577141 gene encoding CMP-N-acetylneuraminate-beta-galactosamide-alpha-2,3-sialyltransferase 4-like has product MIGKKGWKAGALLLIVTFCFGMFWYLHVETYLPRTYEPVREMCSVGDVPSKAAIFISNYSRDHPVFLQLSDYFWVKNQSLYELPYGTKGSEDLLMKFLALTNRYHVPPEIERLSCRRCVVVGNGHRLRNSSLGEVINKYDVVIRLNNAPVHNYERDVGNKTTMRFFYPESADFDPSLDNNPDSLMVLVPFKPLDIQWMKIILNNEKRVRKGFWKMPPIIWEVDPQNIRILNPYYMEVTATKILGIDQDQKKKMKAKPTTGMLAITFALHFCDLVHIAGFGYPASTNKKQPIHYYEKVTLKSMAVSGHNITLEAVAINQLLQHRLIQNLTYF; this is encoded by the exons ATGATCGGTAAGAAAG GATGGAAAGCAGGGGCCCTGTTACTCATTGTGACGTTTTGCTTTGGGATGTTCTGGTATCTACATGTGGAGACTTACTTACCAAG AACCTATGAACCTGTTCGAGAGATGTGCTCTGTAGGGGATGTCCCTTCCAAGGCTGCCATCTTTATCAGCAA CTACTCAAGGGATCACCCCGTCTTCCTGCAGTTGAGCGACTATTTTTGGGTGAAAAATCAATCTTTGTACGAGTTGCCATATGGTACAAAAGGAAGCG AGGATTTGCTGATGAAATTCCTGGCTCTCACAAATCGTTACCACGTACCACCGGAGATTGAAAG GTTATCGTGCAGAAGATGTGTGGTGGTTGGAAATGGACATCGTCTAAGAAACAGTTCACTGGGTGAAGTCATCAACAAGTATGATGTAGTAATCAG GTTGAACAATGCACCAGTCCATAACTACGAGCGGGATGTTGGCAATAAAACAACAATGCGGTTCTTTTACCCCGAATCTGCAGATTTCGACCCCAGTCTAGACAATAACCCGGATTCTTTGATGGTGTTGGTACCGTTCAAACCCCTGGACATTCAGTGGATGAAAATAATCCTAAATAATGAAAAGCGG GTTCGGAAGGGATTTTGGAAAATGCCCCCTATAATCTGGGAAGTAGATCCTCAAAATATCCGTATCTTAAATCCTTATTATATGGAAGTCACTGCTACGAAAATCCTGGGTATCGATCAGGATCAGAAGAAGAAAATGAAAGCG AAACCGACCACCGGTATGTTGGCGATTACCTTCGCTCTTCATTTCTGCGACCTGGTCCATATAGCGGGATTTGGATACCCTGCATCTACCAATAAGAAACAGCCAATCCATTACTACGAGAAAGTGACCCTAAAGTCAATGGCT